AGAGATTTCTATAGAcagttttctttcttcaattctttagtttttgttttattttattctttcataTTTGGAAGATCCTAATCCGATGTGAAGACGTTTGTGAGCAGAGATTATTCAGAACTCGTGcttcaatatatttattcatgagCATTCTCTTACCTCTTCTCTTATATTCTTTTAGTTATCTTTCATTAATCTGGCCAATTAATGATTGTATGAATATTAGGATTTACTACTGtgctttatttatatcttatatTCTTTTAGTATATTAGGGAGTGATGCCCCTAATAGAATATATAGACATGTGAGACCGAAAGGGTTTCCTATCATGTATAACTTGTGCCAAGCGTTGAGGCTGTGAGGGTATTTGTATTCCTAGGAAGCGATCAAAAGGGTGACTTAGGTGGTAATCCTTAGTGAAAAtgagaccaaaagggtattCTTGGCTAAACTTGATAAATAACTCAATCGAggataattaattatctaattagataattagggatttaatcgaTTATAGGCTAGAGGCTCGCATCGTTGACACTAAGAATATGAAATTCCATTAGGTTAGctaggttaattaatttaattagtttgattaatattttaatttggattaatACTACTAATTTGTGActcaattagattagtaattattttatgtaattattttaataataatttctccAATTTGCAAttccttgggtatgatccttggaatacttacCAAGTGTTTCCTTATAAaccaaactatattacaatttgatctaTTCACTTGCAAATACCacacttaaatatttatatttttatttacatgatTTTTACTTTAAACATTCGTATATTTGGAGGCGATCACCCTTGTAGAGAAGTACACACATGGTTGGTGGCTCTTGAATCAATAATCCAGTGGTCTTTTCAATCTTCCATTAAGAAAatttctatcataaaaatatttatacctTTACCCTTAGTGCTTGGGTAATCCTTCCACTCTTTGCAGTTTGCCTTGAAGTGCCCGTTCTTATTACAGAAGAAATACttagacttagataagtctttaggTTTCTTAgttctcttcctttccacttTATGTGGCCCAAAAGAGTTAGCCTTGTTCCTCTTAGCATGGTTTCCCTTCCCTTTACAGGAAAAACCAACCACTAAATTTGCTTATGCTTTTCAGACCGGTTGAccaccattcaacatcaactcataggattgtaattctTCATAAGTTGTGTAGGCAGTAGTTTCTTGTTTTCAAGGTTATATGTGACCTTAAAGCTTACAAATCATTTGGAAAAGCTTTGAACACCATCTCAATTTGTGTGTTCTTGTTCAGTTTCGCCTAATTATCCAAATTCTCGACAAAGTACCACATAAGAGTAATCATATGACCTTTGATCAAAGTACTAGTTTTTTGTCAGACATTCATCAAACTAGTTATAACTGATTGTCGAGCCAAGGCAGCTTAGCCTCCAATCATGTCTTCTAGTTTTTCTAGAATACTTTAGCATTCTTACAGTTCTCTGGTTGCTTATAAAGGGTGTTGGTCACGCTTGCTAGCATGTAGCAACAAGCTATCTCATCAGACTCCTCCTAGCGATTTCTAGCCTTAGCTTGATTGAACAAAGGAAATTTATTATAAAGAAAAGTCTGGAGTTTCTCGTAGATAAAGACAATCATGAGGCTCCTTTTCCTCCATTCCTCATAGTTATTTTCATTCAGTTTGTTCTCAGTGAGTATGTTTAGTAAATGAGTAGGTGTCATTTTTGAACTAGcaaaaaatcatcataaattatttaaaaaaataaaattaaaacatatgttCATTTCTAACTCACAtgaattattctaaaaaattaaaattaaaacctatATGAAAATATAGTCCACAATCTAATTACATATCCCAAAATTAATAAGACCTAAAAATTACACTCGATCTAATTTCTAGGAATcataactttggaaaaattactttatcatacatataataatataattaaaatatattcattcgCATACATATcccaaaatatgcatataactATAAGAATtccacattttataaaaaaataagaaaacatgaagaagagagaaaattcgATATCAGTTTATACTATAAACATAACACAacctagctttgataccaaattttggaaaatctagttaagaaaatgattttcacttacaatgaaaattaaaatatttaaaatcaagctggtttgtgatatttatagaaataaacttTTACCGAAGAGTACTTGTGCTTTGAgcgagacaaatttcaatcgtTCTTGACTTTCAATCGAACAAccttttctactatccttgtaCCTCAAATTGTGTTGAGTGTGGGCTCGAGCAACATGAACCAAAcatagaataagaaaaaaaattattacttgCAATAGAAAAGTAATTCTCTCAATAAAAACCGCTAGAAATATTAATTTccagaaaataaattctcactactTTCTAGCGAATaacaatatatgaaaattgTGTGTGTAAATAACTCTACCAGTGTTATTTATTTACAGTGAGATATGAGAATCTGATTGAATAAGAAtaacacaaataatatttatcttaatagaAAACACTCCCTAGTCCATtttgaacttaaattatttaattataattaattaaataataatttaaaactttaaattgatTCTCAATTCATTTCTACACTTAGTAAGAAAACATATTCATTTGTGAATGTGAGttcatttctctaacttcatcatttctattcattttgttcatttggttctacatgcaattcatttatggtttcaatgagctagagGAGTGACCGATTGAGCGTATCTAGTtatgactcaaataatttataattaaattatagctTTTTGTCTGTTAATTATAAGcttatttagtcatgaagtcaatCCACCATAACTACACTAAGCTCTCATTAATTACAGATCATTATGAAAGCTATTTAATAACTACTcatctaatgaccttgtcataagtgtattACCATCATTAGatatacttaatctttttgggataaatttgttctcccaatatgattctattttatctcatggtaatcattacatcttcctttgtaaaaattcaattatcaaatagtaatcaagtcatttatcacaaagataAACAACACGTGACCACGTTTagttttcatctatcatgtaatgccgatgagaggatatcatttacccattagtTGGGCTATGAACTCCTCTATTGtaaatgatgctacatattgtagaagtcgtatacccaacacaccagttttcgactccttatttatttgaactcaagaTTTTACTAAcatcatccacttaggattaatGTATGTCATACTATAAATGTCACAAGCGAATAGATCCATAAACGaatctaggatctattctactttaGTCCTGTCCGATGTATTGTTAGTCTAGTtagtcacatttatgtctctatctcctaggagtcatccgcttcgatgcttaagaaaaaaaacttctCCCCATTTGGACTTTATAGACaaaatattagtctttcaattgatttccttatttttgattaaactaaggacatgtttaggtttatcTACTAGTAGAAGGTATCTTTCTGTATTACGATCTAGCCATgtaatatcgcttagtattagttaaacattaaataactagtgagaaaatattttcttccattttgcttttCGTGCAAaaacattgaggacaatatacaaagagaattaatgtaattaatgaatattttattaaatcaatttcttcaaaaatacaagtatacatagAAAAATATACTATACatagggcactagatccaacattAAATATGCAATGAAAAGTACAAGTGGCATTATTTCCTAAACTATACGACATGcttatattatatatgcatGAACATGCTTGTCAATTTAATCTCATCACATTCATGTAGCATGCtataaatttgcaaaaattaaaatgactttaACTAGCTAAAGGTTTCCATGATTCCAtccaaaggaaaaataaaataataaaaattacaatatttttctcAAAGCATTCTTTGAGTCTTCTAAGTGAAAGTCAAATTTCCTTCGGGTTTCCCAAAAAGTTCCCAAAACCTGAAATTAACCTTTTTGTCCAAAAAGATCCAAAAACTTGAAAACTTGTACATGTAACCGAAAGAGGAATCCATTGTCAGGCCAACACCACTGACAACCTCCATCGGCCATCGCCAGCAACTGCTATTCACCGTTAGTCGGTCTCGTCCGCCGTCGATTCCATCAGGTTAGGAATGTCTCATACAAAATTTCtaattctaaaagaaaaaaaacaaaataaacttgtGTGGAGATGATAGTGCTTGACctaattacaaacccaaaatttatgaaaacCTAAAATACAACTGATTTGATTTCTAGGATTCACAACCTTCgacaaaattactttataaaaatattaaataatccATACATTCATCCATATACATAGTAATCCAAAAACATgcatacaatttaatcaaacaatgagagaaagagagaaaatttgGTCTTAGTTTATACTATAAACATAACAGAACCTGGATCTGATactaatttttggaaaaatcaaCTTAGAAAACAATGTTTTAGGCATAAcggaagctttaattttttttaaatcgggtcattgtgatatttataataataaactttaacTGAAATTATACATGTGTTTTGTACAAGGTGGTCAAGTTGAACTTAGCTTTCTAACTAACgatcttctctgctattcttgAACCACAAATtgctttgagtgtgggctcaaaaaattatgaacaagtcacacaaaatgaaaatttttattagctTTCAATGGGAAGTTAATTCTCACTTTAATCGAAAACTATGTGTTTTtcctagaaaataaaatttattctataaaataaattttcgcTATTTTCTAATAGAATAACAATGTAAATAATGTGTTGTGTAAAGTTTAACACAAAATTCCTATTTATAGAGAATCAATATAAAAGTTTTGTTTGAATAAGAtctaactaaataataatattttaatagaagtaCTAAGGGTGGTGGCACCCTTAGGGAAATACTAGGGTTGCCACGTCTTGCATGTAATACGACCTAGTTAGGCATTTCATGTATTGAGTCTACTTATATGTGTTATTTGAACTTTCATCcaacacttataatttatccaacttaatgtttattttctatttctcaaaatattatttatttatttagttaatttagtaaattaaattaactaaattaatttcttaaccaattctaatttcattaaagtCATGTCAACTTTCTTGTATTAAAATCTATGAGGAAAATATATCTAATTGTCTTAGTCAACAAATCTatgatgactaattaatttaattattacttcaaactttaattatttcattacaattaattatataatatttcgaagaacttaaattaatttctagGTCATCTTTTGCACTTAGCGAGAAAAGCATTCACTGTTGATAGTGGTACATGCGATCTATTTCTCTTCattgttttcattcatttcatattattggttctacatgcaattcatttctagttatCTCGAGCTAttggagggaccgattggacatatataaggctcaaataatttgtaattaaaatttggcacttcatctattaattaaaacattatatagtcatgaagtcattccattaAAGTATCAATTGAGCTCTcctttattatatatcattatgaaAGCTACTTTTTAAGTGTTCGTCAATGACCTTTTCATAATTGTattaccctcataagatatccttaatctctttgggataaactCGTTCTCCTAATATGATACTATTTTATCTCACAATACTATTACattttccttcatgaaaagtcaattatcatcaaataataattaaattatttatcactAAGAAAAATGACTCGTGACCAcattacttttcatctatcatgaaATGTTGTTACAAGCCATTTTCCTaacatttgctttcatttttctttacgTCCAAAAGCCATTGAGGATAATATATGAAgatattgatgaatattttattaagttaatttatttaaaaattacaagtacatAATATAGATGAAATCACTACTAGATCCTaacccttaatttttataaatatctcgaaggttcaatttttaattaataaatctaattcatgatttgattttagggttttttaaagatatttgctTTATAACTTTCATTTATTGGGCAAAGGTTTTGATGAACACATGTTCTTTTGGCTCattaatttgttttgattatttatttatttttattctattatctgtacattatttaaattttaaaatagagttttgTAAAACTATTACAAATGTCCAATTgagatataatttttatcaagaTTTTTTACAAAGGGTACGAGAGTGGTCAACATTAAACAATTAATCCTAAgataatgtatattttaataaaattatagaaaataataatattttcaataaaatgatttagtatattataattaatatattcaatCAAACTCGTACAGTAGGTTTACATGTATTAAATTCATGAGAGaaatattatctaatttttaatatatatatatatatgttttaaaatcatttataaatcataaaatttaaattaaataaattaataatgaataaagtttaaacttttaaatcatttatagtttcttaatatattacttagacaaaataaatttaatagattcCATAACTACATTTTCATCTATGTTTAATCTAGGAAATTGTATATAgcatataataatttaagatattattttataaaataaaacattgaattaaaatatataaacttatttgtaatatcaatcataaaattaagGGTCCGTTTAATTGCcaagaaaatgttttccgtaaattaatttctggaaaatgttttacttttctctaaaattaattactataaaatattttcgatgtttgattgaatcatgtaaaatattttctcattgtttggcgatttcaaaatattttcggaaaagttgttttacatatattaatatatattaataaattttatattttaaattgtttttacatatattgcaattatttatttatttataaataaagaaaattaaatatataataatactcaattattaaaatataaaagcattgtAAACTACTTCTGAAATTTACTAATTAGTAGTGAATCAATTGTAGTGATCTCCTGATGAAATTACGCTCAGCATAAAAACAATTACGAGAAATGAATCCAATGCCAAAGTACAAGATAAATGGAACCAGTCATTACTTGGTATGAGGTTAATGCTTGCAATAGAGGGATCAACACAATCAGTTGATAACTTTAAGAAATTGATTCGAGGTCAATTATTCTTCTGAAtcataaaatgggaaaaagaataataaaattaatgatactgagacaataaaaattataatagatGATCGTTTATCTTGGTCTTCCAGATGTCGATGTTTGCACTAAAGATGCGGCAACTCTCATTAACAGCCCATTACCGCACAATTATACACAAAAGTACTGCCGTGCCTTGACAAAGAAGCACATTCCACTCTTGTCCATCCTGTTTCCCTCATCTGGATTCCAAGAATGCGAACAATTACTCCATCATCATGCCCTCCATGACCTCCGACTCCTATTACTAGTAAACTGCTTTCCGCATGCTTTAAATGCCATTTCAACCGTAAGAAGAGTCCGCCCTCACAGGTAGTCTCTTCACAACACTCCATGAGTTATTAACCTTATCATATTTCTTAACCTTATCACAACACTTCATTATTTCTGCCCTCCTGGTCCAAGCTTCTAAATCGGAGGTGTGGCAATCTTTGAAACGAACTTTATAGCTCTTAGTAAACCGATCAAAACTTCCTGTAGTTAGTACCTCAATCCAAATTGATTGCCTAGGCCAGCCGCATTGTGCAGTAAAGAGTTAAGCCAtaacaaagtaaaatttataacaaacTTAGTTATCTGATGATACTTAGAGAAAGAGGGATGATGAAATATTGaaccaaaatctaaattaagcaaattgagtgttttgaaattgaatgatgcATTTTGGTTCTGAAGCAATATACAATATGTAACatcatcaaaaagaaaataaaagaatgaaactAGGAATCTTTAAGTTCCAGACAAATGGAAGAACTGCTATAGAACATACTCTAAGTAAGAGAGGAATATGCCAAATGTTGGGAACATAATGAATATTTAGGATGTTCGCAGCCTGTGAAGAACCAGAAGGATAAACACAATCCTTAGTAAAGATGACGAAACTAACTCAAAAGAATACAAACCAAATTTTGCAATCAAATTTACCTCAACGTGACAAAATTGTGTATTTACCATCAATTTAGGACAAAGCTCAGatcaagaaaacaaagaaatcaaaaggataTCCAGTAAGATAGGAGAAAACACAAGCAAACCCAAGGGCTAAAGTTGAGAAAATGCAATTGTTCACAAAATATTTCTATGATATGAATGCTACAGATACAATGCCAAGTTTTATACGACAAGTTCAACAGCAGTTTGCAGCAAAACTTATGCAAGTAAAGCGCCAACATAATGTCGCACCCCACAAAGATGATAATGATTACATAGGTTCATGCCAACacatttaaaaactaataaaaatgcCTAAAAGTGCTACAATGAGGCAACACAATAATACTCTAGAAAGATAAAATGCAATGATGCAATTCCCCAAACGATTCTAATGAAAAAATCACCTACCACAAGAAGTACACAGGAGGCAGTGTACCTGAGCTAAGCGACATGTAAGCGAGATCGAGAATTAGTCGACATGAATGAGGCGAAGTTATCTTTCCAcgaggaagaaaatgaaaattattatgacACATGAGGATTAATATCCAAATATACCAAATAGATTGATATAGTCTCTTTGAACCACTCCATAGATGCAGAATCAAATGTTCTAGATTGAGGTTTAACAGAATGGGAATGGCTACAAGACATTCCCACTAATCCCATTTGAACAAATAATGTGTGAACTTAAAGACTTTGAATTTTTGCTCATTAGTTGTGTCTCGGCCACCACCACCATTACCATATCTGAATTATTTCATTACCACCAACAAAATCCAACTTGCAGTTCAAGGAAGATGAAACGTAAAtaacaaaaccataaaaattaaaagaggatTAACCAGCAACCAATTGGGCCAAAACAACATGTTGCTTCTAAAAACAACCACATATTTCTTCCTTTTCATTCATACCTTGAGAGAGGAAGATGAACGCCATCGTCGATTAGTGCGATGTAGATTTCAACAACGAAAGGCGAAAGGAGGAAAATCAAAAATGAATGCCGCGGTTGGTGTTGGGAACCATTCTTTGGTGGCAAGCACTAAATCGAGGTGGGAAGGAAGGGGAAGGGAAGAGGCTTTGGGTTACATTTACTGCTGAAGAAAAActtggaaaatgtcttaccaaaTGATAAGCAgtaagacattttcctaaaATGAAGAGTTCTTTTCCCGTGTTTTGGAAAAGCTTTTACAATGggagttcattttccaccaaacaaaTAGTGGAAAaggaggaaaatattttccgtaaaatgttTTACAGGTAAACAAACACAGCCtaaatttatatacaattatgaaataatgttaacatattttaattgatatacaCAACCAAACTCGTATAAGAAaactaattatataataaaataataaataataaaatatatttttgttaattcatataatatcatagaataataaattttaaatacaataagCAATTTAACAGTGTTATATAAAAGaactatattaaatatatataatttatgcttTTGATAAGGTAAACTTAAATTGTGGTGTCATCATATAAATGAGTTATTACAttcgaaattaaaatatttataacttataaaatttaaaattatttgaatatgaCAGAGCCTGCTTGGCTCGTTCCGACCTCgaaaaatttgagtttgaaatgGCTCAAGCCCGAGAAATTTTGAGCTCATAATAGATCCGAGTCAGAGAAAACCCAAGCCAAATTTAatctgaatttgagaaaatccACGTTAGAAGTAAGCCAAAAATGAGGTCACCTAGGCCCACCCGCTTGCCAGCTCTTCCGATGCTACCTACAAACTTGATCACAAAATTTTTCTTCCACACAATTAATTGAGTACAAATCTTTCACGAGATGCAACTAAACCTATGACATCCTCAACATCCTTAATTTGCTCATTTAAGAGTATATTTTGTTTGCTTTGGTCTTACCTGGTCACTTACTTGACGGGGCTATTATTAATCCACAATgtgaaaaatgacaaaataggCTAGTTGTCAAACACTACCAACACTACTTGGTATAACATGGGACCACTCTTTACACCAACAACCAATTAGAGCCAAGCTTGGAGGCCAAACATAGGGGCATGAGGTATTATCAATCTCTCATCTatattttcttcatcttcttgacCAAGTTTTTACATGATTATTCTCTCACTAAACTTGAATCCTTCAACGACTTAAGCATCGAAGAACAATCAGACTGCTAACTCCAACGCTCTTATAGTTCATCTTTCTTGCAGATTGAGCCATCTTCTaaaatcttgattcaaaagTGTATTAGCAATGAAGTATTTTCTATAACttcaaacatatatcatatatttccttgaaattaaattttattgtgttattttttttatacattctAACCCTTAACCAATAGTACTCACTTAAGGAGGATATTACGTgcataaatcaattcaaactcatAATGCTTTAGAATTCTTAAATAACATCCATATAAATTGaacttattatttaaatattattaagtatgTTACAAGTTaacataaattaatacaaataaagcTTTCAATGTATTGCACCAATTACAAacaacttaataaaaataataaactaaaacataaaaaacgaAAATAAGGAAAAGTAGATTGAGCTCTTTTAGTATTGatgtaaattttgattaactGGCTTGTGgttttatgattaattttcaTCCAAAATAATCCCTCTAACTTTGAGTTGTTATATAATATGAGATCAGAtcactttgttttttctttaaaacaaagGATATTCTTCAGCAGCCTTAACATGGAAACAAATACTCAGTTCAATCCCATACTAAAAATGATTACACATTACCAGAAGTTTTTATTCTGATGTCAATTATTCTTACTTATAGTCTATATGGTGGACCTTCTAAAGTTAATAACAAGGATCTTCCAAAAGATTTGCAAATTCTGAGAACATCTCATTTTCTTGATCAAGCATTGCTGCCACAAATGAACTTTCAGTTGATGATGAAGCTTGAATACCATAGCTTAGCAGCTCACTGTCCATTCCTGAGAGTACTCTACtattgttgttgatgatgatgttttTATCATCATCTATGTGTTCAGCACTAGTCTCATTGCCACTGTGATTTTGTGGTGCAATGTCCTTGGATTCGAATTCCGGGATGTGATCTTGTCCTTGGGGATGATGATCATATGGTAAAAATGCGTCTTCGAGAAGGAAATCACGCCAGCTGAAAGCAAGACCAGCTTTTTCTTGTGCTGTAGTGGAGCAAGTAgaagaagtagaagaagaagaggatggTGATGATAATGATAATGTGTATTGATTAGGGAACTGAGGTGAGATGATTTGGTAACCGCCATAGTTGGAGGCTTCTGTCACTAGTTTTATAGCTTGAAGCTGAGAAAGCAGATCTAGGGAGCCACAGGTAGCAGCATGCTGGTTAATGTTGCTGCTTGGGAAGAAGTTTTCCTGGATTGGTTCAATTCCAGGGGATGCCATTGTTTTCATCACTCGTCTGTTGTTGATGTTAGAAAATCCTTCTGTTGCTATTGCTGGTTGGGGTGGATGTGGCTCTGGTTTGATCATAAATGAGTTCTTCATGTCTCGATTCAAAGATCCGATTCGGGTTCTAGATTTTAGGAGGCCACCGATGTTCCCGTAATCAGCTAGGACTTGAGAAAAAGGTTTGTGAGTAACAGGATCAATCCCCATTTCAGAAAGCTTCTTTCTCAACTTAGTGTtccaataattttttacatCATTGTCAGTTCTGCCAGGAAGCTGTTGGGCTATGATAGACCACCTGAACCACACAAACAAACCAGTCATGCATAATGAGAGTGTCATACATCTTGCACCAGTAATTGTAACCGGTTGTTAAAACCGTTAGCTTTCATGCATCATTTAcagttaatgtttgttatgatcCCATTCCCAtgtcaccaaaaaaaaaaaaaaaaaacaaaagaggagAAAATTGAAGTTGCATGAAAGTGTGATAAATTTTCATTGTACAACTTAAACAAAAAGTTGCATGAGTCTGGCTGCCTACTAAGAATAAACCAAGAACAATATAACCTGCTTCCAAGAGCTGCATGGAGGCGAATGATCAACTCTTCTTCTTGCGGTGTGAAGCTTTCGCGTTTAAGATCAGGTCTCAAGTAATTAGTCCAACGAAGTCTGCAACTTTTCCCACATCTTCTAAGCCCTGGAGACCATACTCAGATATGGCATGAGGTCCATATGGAAGGAATAAAGTGGTTAGTTTCTTAGACTAACAAATTAAGCATTaatgtaaaagatataaaaacaTCCAATAAATTAACCTGCTTTTTTTGGAACAGCAGTCCAGTTGCCAGTTCCATGTTTTGATACATATGCAAGTATCTTTGCATCTTCTTCTTCAGTCCATAGGCCTTTCTTCACATTTAGCTTGTCACAACAAGGAGGTCTGACCATCTTATCTGTTGATTTTAGAATAAAACACGAAATCTACAAGGCATCAagctgcaaaaaaaaaaaaaaaaatactgatGATAAAAGAGATAATAGTGATGCACTTACAATAGCTCCTGAAAACTAAgctgctatttgagaagaaagaaGGAGAGAAAGGTTTTAAGGTATAAATGAGAAGGCATGGAAAGCATGAGAGTTGGATCCATTATAATCAATTTTGCATGATGAATGGCATCTTTGCATTAGAAGTGAATT
The nucleotide sequence above comes from Gossypium raimondii isolate GPD5lz chromosome 13, ASM2569854v1, whole genome shotgun sequence. Encoded proteins:
- the LOC105771572 gene encoding transcription factor MYB35, which produces MVRPPCCDKLNVKKGLWTEEEDAKILAYVSKHGTGNWTAVPKKAGLRRCGKSCRLRWTNYLRPDLKRESFTPQEEELIIRLHAALGSRWSIIAQQLPGRTDNDVKNYWNTKLRKKLSEMGIDPVTHKPFSQVLADYGNIGGLLKSRTRIGSLNRDMKNSFMIKPEPHPPQPAIATEGFSNINNRRVMKTMASPGIEPIQENFFPSSNINQHAATCGSLDLLSQLQAIKLVTEASNYGGYQIISPQFPNQYTLSLSSPSSSSSTSSTCSTTAQEKAGLAFSWRDFLLEDAFLPYDHHPQGQDHIPEFESKDIAPQNHSGNETSAEHIDDDKNIIINNNSRVLSGMDSELLSYGIQASSSTESSFVAAMLDQENEMFSEFANLLEDPCY